The Candidatus Schekmanbacteria bacterium genome contains the following window.
AACTCCGCTAAAATAATTTCTAAAAAATAAAGACAATTCCTCTTTTTTTTGATATCTTTCAGTCATATCATTTTAGATTTGTAAATGCTTTTTTAGGATATTAACATATTGTTTCGTAAAGAGAAAATTTAATCATTTAGTATAATGAATATAATAGATAATATAATTTGAGGTTTGGTATTAAAACTGAGGATAACAAATTGACAAAGAATGATTGTATAGAGAAAGGGAAAGAGGTTTTAAGGATAGAAGCAGAGGCAGTAATGGGGCTTATTGATAGAATCGATGATTCCTTCACAAAAGCCGTTGAGATCATTTATAAGTGCAAGGGGCGTGTTGTGGTTACAGGTATGGGCAAATCAGGATGGATAGGCAATAAGATAGCGGCAACTCTTGCTAGCACAGGGACTCCTGCCTTTTTTCTTCATCCTGCAGAAGGAATGCATGGCGATATTGGAATGATTACGAAGGAAGATGTTGTGTTGGCATTATCAAACAGCGGAGAAACAAAGGAATTGAATGAGATAATTCCTGTAATCAAACGACTGGGTATTGATTTGATTTCTCTTACAGGAAATGAAAATTCTGCATTGGCAAAAGCAAGCACTGTTGTGATAAATACAGGTGTAAAGAGGGAAGCATGTCCTTTGGGGCTTGCGCCAACAGCAAGCACCACTGCCGCTCTTGCTATGGGAGATGCCATTGCCATAGCACTGCTTGAAAAAAGAGGCTTTAAGAAGGAAGACTTTGCAATGCTTCATCCTGGTGGTAGTTTAGGGAAAAAGCTCATTCTTCGTGTTAAGGATTTAATGCATCAAGGCAGTGAAATTCCTCTTGTTGAAGAAGAAACACTAATGAGGGATGCATTGGTGGAAATGACATCAAAAAAACTTGGTTTTATCGTGATAGAGAATTCAAATAAGGAGCTTACAGGAATTATAACTGATGGTGATTTAAGAAGAATAATCGAAAAATATGGCAATTTTTTGGATAAAAGAACTTGTGAGCTGATGACCAAGAATCCAAAAACAATTACTGAGGACGCTCTGGTCGTTGAAGCTCTTCATTTGATGGAAAAACATTCAATTACATCGCTCATTGTTTCTCCTGACAAAAAGAGAATAGACGGAGTAATTCATCTGCATGATATTTTAAAGTCTGGAATCGTATAGGGAATTTAAAGTTATGAAAGAAAGTTTAATAAATAGAATAAAAAGAATTAAGATTATTATTTTTGATATAGATGGAGTAATGACTGATGGAAAAATAATCTATTCAAGCAATGGTGAAGAAATCAAGGAATTCAATGTAAGAGATGGGCATGGAATTAAACTGGCAAAAAGAGCAGGAATGGATATTGCAGTGATTAGTGGGAGGGCTTCAAAAATCCTTTCTGCGAGAGTCAAAGAGCTTGGCATCGACAAACACTATCAGAAAGCTCTCAGAAAAATTGAGGCATACGAGGATATTTTGAGACGCTATGGCTATAAGGATGAAGAAACGGCATATGTTGGCGATGATTTGCCTGATATCCCAGTAATGAGAAGATGCGGATTTTCAATTGCAGTAAGGGATGCTGTTGATGAGGT
Protein-coding sequences here:
- a CDS encoding KpsF/GutQ family sugar-phosphate isomerase; this encodes MGLIDRIDDSFTKAVEIIYKCKGRVVVTGMGKSGWIGNKIAATLASTGTPAFFLHPAEGMHGDIGMITKEDVVLALSNSGETKELNEIIPVIKRLGIDLISLTGNENSALAKASTVVINTGVKREACPLGLAPTASTTAALAMGDAIAIALLEKRGFKKEDFAMLHPGGSLGKKLILRVKDLMHQGSEIPLVEEETLMRDALVEMTSKKLGFIVIENSNKELTGIITDGDLRRIIEKYGNFLDKRTCELMTKNPKTITEDALVVEALHLMEKHSITSLIVSPDKKRIDGVIHLHDILKSGIV
- a CDS encoding HAD-IIIA family hydrolase, with product MKESLINRIKRIKIIIFDIDGVMTDGKIIYSSNGEEIKEFNVRDGHGIKLAKRAGMDIAVISGRASKILSARVKELGIDKHYQKALRKIEAYEDILRRYGYKDEETAYVGDDLPDIPVMRRCGFSIAVRDAVDEVKESAHLITQNCGGNGAVREVVDLILKTQGRWSMIMERYEA